A window of Pullulanibacillus sp. KACC 23026 genomic DNA:
TGACGATTTATTTGAAGGATTTAGGTACAAGGGGGAGAACAATGTCTAAAGGATATCGCTCCTACGTCAGCTTAACTCTTTCCATTCTTTTGGTATTGATCTCTGTTATTCTTGTGACTCCAGCTCACGCCTCTACGGGTTCTGACCTAGAGCAACGCATTAATGACCTGACGAAAAAGACGAATTCTAAGAAGCAAGAAGTTAACAAGACCGATCAAAAGATTAAACAGAATCAGTCACAGCAGCAAACGGTACAAGAGAAACTGACAGACATAAAAAAAGACATTGAATCTGCATCAGCAAAAATTACGGCCAAGCAAAAATCCATTCAAGATACAAAGAATGCCATTAATTCTTTAAATAAACAAATTGCGACTGTCAAAGAACGGATTAAGCGCCGAGATGTCCTTTTAAAAGAACGTGTAAAAGCAATGTATGTGACAGGAAATTCAACCGACTATTTACAAGTGCTTTTGAATTCTAATAACTTTGGTGAACTTGTCAGTCGTGCAGTCGCTTTAACCACAATAGCGAATCAAGATCAGCGCATTCTTGAGGAGCAAAGAGCAGATAAGCAAAAGCTGAATGAGCAGCAAGGAGAAGTGAAGGATAAGCTTGCATTGCTGCAAAAAGACATGAAAGAATTAAAAAGCTTGCAGGCAAATCTATCATCAAAGCAAGCTCAACAGCAGAATCTATTAACGGATTTGAAATCTCAGCAAAAAGATCTCGAGAAAGAAAAATTCAGTGCCCAAGAGATTGCCGATAACTTAGCGAGTCAAAAAGCGGCAGCTCAGAAGGCCTATGACCTATGGAAATCTGAAGAGGCCAAAAAGGCTCAACAAAGCCGTGCCACTTCATCATCATCGAGTTCGTCATCGTCCAGTTCGTCGTCATCAAGCTCGACGCCGTCCAGTTCGTCGTCATCGAGTTCGACATCCACGTCGAATTCAGGTGCCATCTTATCATGGCCGGTGGCTGGCGGGTACATTACATCTCCATATGGACCGCGAGCATTTGACAACAGTTTCCACCCGGGGATAGATATAGGCAAAGGCATGGGAGCACCGATTATGGCGGCTGCTGATGGTGTTGTTAACAGAGCGTATGTGTCTTCAAGTTATGGAAATTGTGTCATGATTACTCACTATATCAATGGACAAGAATACACGACTGTATATGCCCACATGGAGCGTTATGTGGTAGGGACGGGACAAGTCGTGAAGCGCGGCCAAGTAATTGGTTATATGGGTGATTCTGGTGAAGCAACAGGTCCTCACCTTCACTTCGAGGTTTACCGAGGTCCATGGAATCCGCCGCCGCATCCAGGAACAATTAATCCAGTTTCGGTATTGCCTTAAGTAAACCATTCATATTTTTAAAAAATGAACATAGATTATAACTAGTCCAAGGGAAGCCCTCCCGTTAAACGGATCGGACAAGAGCATCGCATCATTTGGTGTGATGCTTTTTCTTTCTAGGTGTTTAGTTTAGGGGACGGTCGGATCCGTCCTCTCAAATCTAATAGAACCACATACATAGCAACCATTTTTGAAAGGAATAAGTGTAGTGAAGGAGTGACGAGATGGTTAGTAAAAAAATCGTGGCACTGTTAATGGCACTGTCATTAATCATCGGAGCGGGCGGCTCCTATTTAGGTGTGACCTATTTCACGAAGAAGCAGGAGGCTCAAACTCTCGAGAACATGAGCGATATAAGCAATGTTCCGGCTTCGGATGTATTGAAGATGGAATCTGTATTTAGTTTTATTACGAGTAAATATTATAAAAAGGTGAATAAAACGACACTGACCAATGGGGCAATTAAGGGGATGGTCGAATCACTTAATGATCCTTTTTCCTCTTATATGGACCCAGAGACCGCTAATCAATTTACTCAATCTTTGTCTTCGTCATTTGAAGGGATCGGGGCAGAGGTCCAAATGGATAACGGGGTTGTAACAGTTGTCTCCCCAATTAAAGGCTCCCCTGCTGATAAGGCTGGATTAAAGCCACGTGATCAACTGCTTGAAATTAACGGAAAATCGACTCAAGGAATGAGCCTTGATCAGGCGGTTTCCAAAATTAAAGGAAAATCAGGTACGAAAGTCACACTGGAAGTAAAGCGACCTGGTCAAAGCCATGTTTTGACCTTTGAAATTACAAGAGGAAAAGTGCCTTTAAAAACAGTTAGTCAAAAGACCTTTCAACAAGATGGGAAGCTTATCGGTTATATCGCCATTCAATCGTTCAGTGAGAATACCGATAAAGAATTTGCCGATGCTTTAAAAACGCTTGAATCTAAGAACATTAAAGGACTTATTATTGATGTGCGAGGCGACCCGGGCGGTTACTTAACAGCTGTTAAGAACATTGCAAATGACCTGATCGCAAGCTCGAAACCTATTGTTCAAATTCAAAATCGGGCAGGCCAAAAACAGCTTATTACCTCTAAATTGAAACAGAAGAAGCCTTACCCAATCGTAGGTATGATTGATGGTGGCAGTGCTTCTGCAGCTGAAATTCTTTCGGCAGCCCTTCATGAAGCAGGCGGTTATCCTTTAGTGGGGGTTAAATCGTTTGGAAAAGGAACAGTTCAGCAGGCGGTCTCTATGACAGATGGCAGTGAGCTTAAACTAACCATGTTTAAATGGCTGACACCGGATGGCAATTGGATTCACAAAAAAGGGATCCAGCCGACGATTAAAATACAAGAACCGGATTATTTCTTTACCACTCCGATTAATTTGAAGGATGATCAGACGTTAAAGCCAAATACAACAAATGATCAAATTGCCGATGCACAAAAAATGTTAAAAGGCGTGGGCTTTGATCCCGGCCGCGTCGATGGCTATTATGATGCGTCGACTGAGACAGCTGTTTCTGCCTTCCAAAAGACGAATCAGCTTCCTGTTACAGGTGTGATTGACGCTAAAACCGCGAGTTCACTTGAAGACAGTGTCATGAAAGCCGTTAATGATCCGAAAAATGATCTTCAGCTTCAAGAAGCTTTAAAAGTCGTAACAGGTGAGTGATTAAGCGAGCTCATCCTTGTCAGATAGAAATTAAAGGATTTTTAGTAACAAATGTCGAATTCTATCCGTACGTTCTACGTGCGGATTTTTTTATTTAGATAGGAACGTCCTTTTTCTGTATTAAAATACTGTTTCTGAGTGTTAAAGGGCTTATAATAGACATTAGGAAAACCATTTGAGTAGTTGGTAAATGGTCACCATGACGACGAATGATATAGGTAAAGTCCAGACATCCTTTAAAAACTGACTTATAGAATGAAATAAAATCGGGGGACCAGCATGATGATCGAGGTATTAAGATTTTTGGAAAGTATCTTTTTTCAACCGTTAACTTACCTATTCATATTAGGGCTGTTATTATTAGGGCTTCAGCGTGTTCGACGAGAAAGACGTTCGTTCGGCCTAAAGGTATATGGGACATTCAATGAAGTGTGGTATGCAATAGGGCCATCGCTTTTGATTGGTCTTATTGGGTCAATACTAATGATGGGAATAGGGGTTGCTCTACCTACTGGAATCGTGATTTTGTTAACCCTATCTTATATTATTACGATGCTTAGCTTGCAGTTTCGATATTTGTCACCTCTGCTCGCAGTTGGTCTAGCGATGATCCTTACTTATTTTTTTCCATACTTTCATTTGGGAGGTCACAGCGGTTGGCTAGGTTCATGGATCCACGATATCCAATCGAAGTGGCTTTGGGATTTAGGAGTCTTTCTTGCTATTGGTGCGTTAATGGAAGGTGTTCTTCTCTATGTATGGGGCTGGCGCCATTCTTCACCAAGACTTATTAATAGTAAACGAGGGAAATGCGTTGGCGCACATGAAGCGAGTCATATGTGGATATTGCCCTTTCTCTTCCTGCTTCCTGTAAGCGGGCACCTCCAGCGTATGGGCTGGTGGCCGCTCGCACAAGGGACGTCTTTTTCCATCGTGCTGTTCCCAATTGGTGTCGGCGTTCAACAATTAATTACGTATGCTTTGCCCAAAAAGGCGATTCGACTTTCAGGATTATGGGTGATAGTAACAGGTGTCATCCTTGCTATTTTGGTTGCAGTCAGTTATTTTTATCTATCAACACCTTTATTGCTCTCGGCTGCTATATTTGGCATTTTAAGTCGGCTCGGACTAGTGCTTTGTCATTATTATTTATTGGATAACAGCCCTTTTCACTTTACGGATGTTTCGAATGGATTGCGTGTTGTCGGGGTTATCCCGGGAACACCGGCAGCAACCATGGACGTTAAGATCGGTGAAGTTATTGTCAGTGTTAATGGAAAAGCTGTCACTTCTGAACAGGAATTCTATGAAGCCCTTCACCTTAATCTTGCCTATTGTAAAATTGATGTGATTGATGAAGAGGGGGAAATCCGCTTTGTAAAAGGGATGACCCACGAAAATGATCTTCACCAAATCGGATTTCTTTTTCTTGAACCATCCAAAAGGACAAAAGCCTTTGATGGACTCGCTTGAGAGACTAAATCCTGAAAGCAGCTAAAGCTCTTCCCAGAGTTTTGGCTGTTTTTTTTGTTAGGGTTAGAGTAACAAGGATGCGCTAACCTCCGCGAATCGGGCCAGAATGCTGAAATAACGGACTGACGTTACGCCTATTTCGATTGAGCGTAACGAGAATACGCTAACCTCCGCTAAACGGGGCTTGAATGCCGATATAACGGATTGACGTTACGCCTATTTCGATTGAGCGTAACGAGAATACGCTATCCGCCCGCGAATGGGGCCGGAATGACCAAATAACGGACTGTCGTTACGCCTATTTCGATTGAGCGTAACGAGAATACGCTAACCGCCCGCGAATGGGGCCGGAATGCCGAAATAAGGGACTGTCGCTACACCTAATTCTGAAAGGCGTAACGAGAATACGCTAACCTCCGCTAAACAGGGCTGAAATGCCGAAATAAGGAAATGCCGTTACGCCTATTTCAGTTGAGCGAAACGAGGAAACACTAATCGTCAATTTCAATAGAGGTGACACATTCACATAACAAAAAAACAGGAATGTTTGTTCGCTTATTTTAGGTGTTTTAAGAGTACCTATGTTATACTTATAAAGAAAACTGATAATAAAAACACTTAGCGCATTAAGTATGACTCATTTACTGAATGAATATCTAAGACCAGGATGCTTAATTATATAGATTCGAGAAATATGGAGGTCATAAAGGAATGGGCTTTGAACTTGTTTCCAAATATCAACCTCAAGGCGATCAGCCGAAAGCGATTAAGGCTTTAGTGGAGGGCATTAAGGCAGGAACACGGCATCAAACGCTTCTTGGAGCAACAGGTACAGGAAAGACGTTTACGATGTCTAATGTGATAAAAGAAATTAATAAACCAACGCTTATTATTGCTCATAATAAGACGCTTGCCGGTCAGCTTTACAGCGAATTCAAGGAGTTTTTTCCGAATAACGCGGTGGAATATTTTGTAAGCTATTACGACTACTATCAACCAGAAGCTTATATTCCACATACTGATACATTTATTGAAAAGGATGCCAGCATCAATGATGAAATTGATAAGCTACGCCACTCAGCTACCAGTTCTCTGTTTGAACGGGATGATGTCATCATTATAGCGAGCGTCTCCTGCATTTACGGCTTAGGTTCTCCTGAAGAATATGGGGCGCATATGATCTCGATTCGACAAGGGATGGAAAAGGAGCGCGATCAGCTTCTTAGAGATTTGGTCGATAACCAATATGAACGCAATGACATTAATTTTATACGCGGAAAGTTTCGTGTGCGCGGGGATATTGTTGAGATCTTTCCAGCTTCACGTGATGAGCATTGTGTGAGAGTGGAGTTTTTTGGAGATGAAGTGGATCGAATTACGGAGATCGATGCTTTGACGGGGGAAATTATTGCCGAGCGTGATCATATTGTGATTTTTCCAGCTTCTCACTTCGTAACCGGTGAGGAGAAAATGAAGGTTGCCATTAAGCGAATTGAAGCGGAACTTCAAGACCGTTTAAAGGAGTTAAGAGACGAAGGGAAGCTGCTCGAGGCTCA
This region includes:
- a CDS encoding M23 family metallopeptidase; the encoded protein is MSKGYRSYVSLTLSILLVLISVILVTPAHASTGSDLEQRINDLTKKTNSKKQEVNKTDQKIKQNQSQQQTVQEKLTDIKKDIESASAKITAKQKSIQDTKNAINSLNKQIATVKERIKRRDVLLKERVKAMYVTGNSTDYLQVLLNSNNFGELVSRAVALTTIANQDQRILEEQRADKQKLNEQQGEVKDKLALLQKDMKELKSLQANLSSKQAQQQNLLTDLKSQQKDLEKEKFSAQEIADNLASQKAAAQKAYDLWKSEEAKKAQQSRATSSSSSSSSSSSSSSSSTPSSSSSSSSTSTSNSGAILSWPVAGGYITSPYGPRAFDNSFHPGIDIGKGMGAPIMAAADGVVNRAYVSSSYGNCVMITHYINGQEYTTVYAHMERYVVGTGQVVKRGQVIGYMGDSGEATGPHLHFEVYRGPWNPPPHPGTINPVSVLP
- a CDS encoding S41 family peptidase, giving the protein MVSKKIVALLMALSLIIGAGGSYLGVTYFTKKQEAQTLENMSDISNVPASDVLKMESVFSFITSKYYKKVNKTTLTNGAIKGMVESLNDPFSSYMDPETANQFTQSLSSSFEGIGAEVQMDNGVVTVVSPIKGSPADKAGLKPRDQLLEINGKSTQGMSLDQAVSKIKGKSGTKVTLEVKRPGQSHVLTFEITRGKVPLKTVSQKTFQQDGKLIGYIAIQSFSENTDKEFADALKTLESKNIKGLIIDVRGDPGGYLTAVKNIANDLIASSKPIVQIQNRAGQKQLITSKLKQKKPYPIVGMIDGGSASAAEILSAALHEAGGYPLVGVKSFGKGTVQQAVSMTDGSELKLTMFKWLTPDGNWIHKKGIQPTIKIQEPDYFFTTPINLKDDQTLKPNTTNDQIADAQKMLKGVGFDPGRVDGYYDASTETAVSAFQKTNQLPVTGVIDAKTASSLEDSVMKAVNDPKNDLQLQEALKVVTGE
- a CDS encoding PDZ domain-containing protein — protein: MMIEVLRFLESIFFQPLTYLFILGLLLLGLQRVRRERRSFGLKVYGTFNEVWYAIGPSLLIGLIGSILMMGIGVALPTGIVILLTLSYIITMLSLQFRYLSPLLAVGLAMILTYFFPYFHLGGHSGWLGSWIHDIQSKWLWDLGVFLAIGALMEGVLLYVWGWRHSSPRLINSKRGKCVGAHEASHMWILPFLFLLPVSGHLQRMGWWPLAQGTSFSIVLFPIGVGVQQLITYALPKKAIRLSGLWVIVTGVILAILVAVSYFYLSTPLLLSAAIFGILSRLGLVLCHYYLLDNSPFHFTDVSNGLRVVGVIPGTPAATMDVKIGEVIVSVNGKAVTSEQEFYEALHLNLAYCKIDVIDEEGEIRFVKGMTHENDLHQIGFLFLEPSKRTKAFDGLA